TCGTGCGGTGAGACCGGAGCCGGCGCCGCCGTGCCCGGCGCCGGGCCCGCCGCACCGTGCTGCGGCGCCGCCGCATCGCGTGCGTCCTGAGCGGCCTGCCGCTGGTCCTGCCGGTGTTCGCGGTGGTCTTGTTCGGCCTGGCGCTGATCCTGCTGAGTCTGGCGCTCGTTCTGCTGCTGCTCACGCTCGTCCTGCTGCTGACGATCGTCCGGGCGGCCCTGGTCCGTGGGTATCTGTCCGGCCAGCTGCGAGCCGAGCGACCCGAGCGAACCCAGCCCGCCCGCGCCGCCCCCAGCGCCCGAACCCGAGCCACCGCCCTGGCCGGCACTTCCCATGGCCTGCTGCATCATCGAGCCGAAGCTGCCGGTCTGCCCGCCCAGGCCGCCGGCCGCCTGCATCGGCGCCTGCATCATCTGCCCCATCTGGCCGAGCATGCCGCCCAGCTGCCCGACGGACTGGCCACCCTGCTCATCGGCGTTCTGATAGGCCGACTGCGCCGCGCCGACCTTGCCGGAGAACTGGTTCTCTTTCGCCGACAACGCGGTGACATTGGCCGTCAGGGATGCTTCCAGGGCGGGCAGTACCGACGCGATGGTCATACTCATCGCGTCGGCGCCGGGCGGGATCGTCGGCATCGGCGGCAGTTCGACCGACGCGGCATCCCAGGTGAGTCCTTCGGGTTTCTCCAGCGGACTCGTCATCGGCGGTCACCATTCATCGTCATCGACCTCGTCCTCCCCGTAGTCCAGGGATGGCGGTAGCGCCAGACCCTGTTTAGTGCCGACACCCTCGGTTCCGCGGTGGCCCATCATCCCGCCACCCATGCCACCCATGCCGCCGCCACCAGCCGCGACGGGCGCGACGCCACCGACGACTGCACCGGCTGCGGCCTCGGCCGGCGCCACCGAGACGGGCAGCGTCTTGCCGACCAGGCTCGCCATCAACGGGGTCTGCGGCGACCCACCACCGGCGCCCGGCAGCCCCGCTGCACGCACCATGCCCGCGCCGCCACCCGCGCCGGAGCCACCCGCCAGCGGATGGTTGGAGAACGCCGAGAACGGCGAGGGCCCCATCCCGGCACCGCTGGGCGAGCCGCCCTTACCGAGCATCGAGGTGAGCTGCTGCAGCGGCTGGGTCATCTGCTGCAATGGCTGCATCAGCTGCTGGGGGGCCTGCCCGAGCGCCTGGCCGAGCTGCTGTGGCAGTTGGGTGAGCATGGATCCCATCTGGCTGAGCATCTGCATCGCCTGCTGTGGGTCCTGACCGGCCAACTGCTGCGGGCCCACCGCGGGCGGACCCGAGGCCGGCACACTGGGCGGCGCCCCGATGGTGTTGGCCAGCTCGGTGGCATTGGCGGTCACGGTCGCGGTGTTCTGCGACAACCCCAGTTTGATCCGGGCCTGCACCAGCTCCTGGGCGTTGCTGTAAGGCATGGACTGCAGTGCCATGCACTCCGCGTTCGTCTCTTCGGCCATCGTGTTGACCAGCGTCTTGGTGGCCACGACGGCGGCCTCCATGCTGCGCAGCTTCGCGGCGATGGCGGCGGCCTGGGCACCGTTGGACTCATGACCGCCGATGATCGTGGTGGCCTCGCCTGCCGCGGCGACCGCCGAGCCACCCTGCCACACGTCGGCGAGCTTCATCAGCTGACCTGATTGCCGAGGCACCACGGTGCCGGTGATCTTGGCCGCCAGTGCCTCGTACTGTGCGGCCGCGGCACCAAGCGCGTCCTCATCGACGTTCGGCCAGCCCGGTCCGGTGACCGTCTGCGAACCAAACGGGCTCATATCGGGCTGTATGCCCATGCCAAGGCCCCCCTCGAGCGCATATGAACAGCAGTCTCGAGGTTACCGTGCGCCGGGCAGGCGGCCGAACACTTGTCGGACGAGACGCCTGAACGGCTGCACGTCCCAGTGGCGGTCGGACCGCCGCGTCCCGTGGGCTGAGCCTCGCAGCCACTCATACCTGTCGCCGGTATCCGATAACAGCAAATAATCGAGCCAGGACCGCCAGTACTCGGCATTGCCGCGCGCGCTGCCGGTCGGCCCGCGTCCGCCGAAGGGATGATTCGGTGCGATTTCGCGACGAAACCCGGCACTCTCTCCTAAAATTGACGCAGCAGTGATCGCAAGTGGGGGGCCCTCGATAGGGGATATGCGACGCCGCGAAGAGCTGGAGTTCATTCCGTTCAGGTTCGGGGGAACCAATTTCAGCGATCTTTCGGCCTCGCAGATTCGCGTACGGAGACGGGCGCCGCCCCGCAACGGGGACGGGAGCGGACGGGCGTGGACGAGAGGGCTGAGCTTCGACGAGCCGTTGACGCGGCAGCGGATCATGCCCCTTCCCGCCCGACTGCACCCGAACACGAGGGTGACCGGTACCGGTATCGACCGGAACGGTTCGACGTGCACGTCTGAGCGGGGAGGGCAGATGAATTCCACATGGAAGCGCCGCATCGAGCAGGTTCGGAGGCGGTGGTGGGTCGTTGCCGCGGTCACCGTGCTCGCCCTGGCCGGCGGGGCGTTATCTGCGTTGACCACACCCACCACCTATGTGGGGAAGTCGACGCTGGTGTTGTCGGGGCGCACCCCCGAACAGGACGCGGTGATGATGGTGGGCTACCTGACCATCTTCCGGGAGCCGGCGACGATCCCCCGGTTGCGCGCCGGGACGTCCATCCCCGCCGATGTCACCTTCGACGCCCAGACCGTCGCAGCGAGTCCGATTCTGACCATCGAAGCGACCGCAAGCGACCCCGGGACCGCGCAGAGCGCGGCCACGGCCATGGGGGTGGCGTTCAGCGATGACATCAACGCGGTCCAGAAGGAAGGCATCCAGGACAACGTCACCGACCTGGAGCGTCAGCTGGGACAGATACCCCGGGTGGATCCCAACGGTGCGACGAACCCGTACTACGCGTCGCTGCAGGAACGCATCGATGCGGCCCGGGCCAACCTGGCCGACCAGCTGACCGCCCTGCAGCCCGAGGCGGGCGTCGCCAAGGTCGCACCCAACATCACGTCGGCCCTCGGCCGGGCCGCGATCGGAGGTCTGGTTCTCGGCATCCTCGCCGCGTTGGGTCTGGCGGCCCTGTCGTCACGCGTGTCCAGCGAGGACGACCTGCGGGAGAAGACCGGGGTCGAGCCGTTGGTGGAACTGCCCGGCCCCCGGTCCGGTGAGTCGCCCGGAGTGCGCCGAGATCGGTTGCGCGCCTTGACCAATCTCATCAGCCTTGAGGATCTTCCCAAGCCGACCGTCATCGCACTGACCGCCGGCCACGGCACCTGGGGATCCCGGAACATCGCCGCCGAGCTCGCCGAGCTGTCGGCCCGACGAGGCGAACGGGCCGTGCTGGTCTACGCGGACAACGAACCGGCGCAGGCCCGCGGTGAGGCCGGTTTCAACGAGGCACTCGCCGACCCGAGCCGGATACCCGATCTGTTGAGGGACGGCGACATCCCCTCGCTGAAAGTCCTCGCTGTGGGTGCGCATCTCGCCGATC
This genomic stretch from Mycolicibacterium fluoranthenivorans harbors:
- a CDS encoding CpsD/CapB family tyrosine-protein kinase, producing the protein MNSTWKRRIEQVRRRWWVVAAVTVLALAGGALSALTTPTTYVGKSTLVLSGRTPEQDAVMMVGYLTIFREPATIPRLRAGTSIPADVTFDAQTVAASPILTIEATASDPGTAQSAATAMGVAFSDDINAVQKEGIQDNVTDLERQLGQIPRVDPNGATNPYYASLQERIDAARANLADQLTALQPEAGVAKVAPNITSALGRAAIGGLVLGILAALGLAALSSRVSSEDDLREKTGVEPLVELPGPRSGESPGVRRDRLRALTNLISLEDLPKPTVIALTAGHGTWGSRNIAAELAELSARRGERAVLVYADNEPAQARGEAGFNEALADPSRIPDLLRDGDIPSLKVLAVGAHLADRYPLATRARILAVLDELRSHGDIVLVAAPAISDGGDASLLCAAADAAILVVAVGSRAGDISAAAEALERAHAAVLGAVLIDATQISMHSAAVDRSDVIGLGQRPAHDHRSPVHTADIRPHSWSVPEQDHA